The Eremothecium cymbalariae DBVPG#7215 chromosome 7, complete sequence genome contains the following window.
agcagctttCTGCCATTGTTAATCCTgatgcttcttctttgaaggagaCCACAAAGGTTTTGCAGTCTCAGTTTTACACACAACCAACTGCTTTACCTGCATTGATTCACATTTTGCAAAATGGTTCTGATGATGCATTGAGACAGCTAGCTGGTGTCGAGGCAAGGAAAATGGTGCCGAAGCATTGGGAAAAACTGGATGCTTCTCTAAAAATCGAGATCAAGAATTCTTTGTTACATTCGTCTTTTGCTGAATCCAAAGATATCGTTTGCCACTCTAGCTCGCGCGTTACTGCGGCCATTGGGGCCGAAGacttgaataataatgaatGGCCAGAGTTAATTCCAACTTTGATTCGCGCAGCTTCAGATGAAAACCCAAGGAACAGGCAGACATCCatctttgttttgttgTCTTTGCTAGAATCATACAAACCAGCGTTATGTAATCACATTGGTGAATTCTTGGACTTATTTTCCCATACAATCAAAGATAATGCATCTTTGGAGGTTAGATCATTATCTGTTCAAGCATTGAACCATGTTTCAACTTTGATTGAAAGACAGGATGAGATCGATCCAAACTATGCTTCCCAATTTGCCTCCTTAATTCCTTCTGTGGTCGATGTTTTGGAGGCCGTGATAAAGGCAGACGACATTGTGAACACTAAGTTGATTTTTAACTGTTTGAACGATTTCCTATTATTGGACTCTCAGCTAACTGGTAAGGCAATTGCTGACTTAGTAAAACTATCCCTCCAGATTTCACTCAACAAAGAGGTAGATGAGGACACAAGAGTGTTTGCTGTACAGTTTGCGATCTCGGCGGTTTCCTACAGGAAATCGAAGATTCACCAGGCAAAATTAGCTCCGGAAATAACTATTACGGCTTTAAAGGTTGCTtctgatgaaattgatatCGATGATGAGCTAAATAACGAGGATGAAGCTGCCGAAAACGAAGAGAATACCCCATGTCTGACTGCAATGAGGTTAATTGCCTTTGCAGCAACTGAATTTCCTCCATCTCAAGTCGCTGCACCAATAATGGAGCATTTGCCAACTATGATATCTTCCTCTAATCCATTTGAAAGGCGCGCTATCCTGTTGGCAATTTCCGTTGCAGTGACTGGTTCTCCAGACTATATATTGTCTCAATTGGATAAGATAATCCCAGCAACTATAACTGGAATGAAGGACCCAGAACCAATTGTCCAATTAGCTGCCTTGAAAGCCGTATCTCAATTAACAACTGAGCTTCAAGACGAAGTCGCTAAGTTCCACGAAGAATATCTACCCTTGATAATCGAAATCATCGACAATTCTAAGCACATCGTAATCTACAGGTACGCTACTACTGCATTGGATGGATTGCTAGAATTCATTGCGTATGATGCTATCGCTAAATACTTAGAACCATTGATGAATAAGTTGTTCCAAATGTTGGAATCTCAAAATTCTTCTAAATTGAGAGCTGCTATTGTATCTGCTATTGGCTCTGCAGCATTTGCTGCAGGCTCCAACTTTATTCCATACTTTAAGACATCTGTTCAATTTTTGGAACAGTTTATCCAAAACTGTTCTCAAATTGAAGGTATGTCGGAAGATGACATTGAATTGCGGGCCCTAAcctttgaaaatatttccaCAATGGGTAGAGCTGTTAGATCTACAACTTTTGCGGAGGTTGCAGAGCCTTTAGTTAACTCCGCTTATGAAGCAATCAAAACTGATTCTGCAAGATTGAGAGAATCTGGTTATGCATTTATCGCTAACATGGCTAAGGTTTACGGAAAAGATTTTGCTCCATTTTTGGATACCATAATGCCagaaatcttcaaaactctACAACAAGAGGAATACCAATTCAAGTTTGATGGTGATGCTGATGACCTAGCTGCATTCACTGATGACgctgatgaagaagatttgCAAAACAAGTTTACTGTTAATACTGGTATTTCATATGAAAAGGaagttgcagcagcagctttATCCGAGTTGGCGGTGGCTTGTAAAGAGCAGTTCTTGAAGTTTGTGGAACCTTctttgaaggttttgaagGAACAGGTCGATGAATCGTATGGTTTAAGGGAAACGGCCATGCAGACAATCTGGAATATTGTTAAAGCTGTATTATTAACCACCAACATCACAGAGGAAACCTACCCAAAAGGTATTCCGTCAGGATCGTACGTTGATAGCAGTATCTTGTCTGTCATTCAAACTGCTAGAGAAATATCTTTAGATGGTTTGagtgaagaatttgaaaccTCGATGATTATTACTGTATTTGAAACTATGGCAGATATGATCAAGAGCTTTGGTCCAATTGTGGTTATGGACAATGGAAATTTTGCCCATTTAGAGCAGTTATGCTTGCAAGTCCTAAGTGTTTTGAATGGTGAACATACCTGTCAAACCATAGACTATGAAGAAGACATTCCGAAGGACGAAGACATGGACGCCTCAGAAACAGAAGCAACTTTGTTAGACGTCGCATTGGAAGTATTGGTATCTTTGTCATATGCTCTAGCTCAGGATTACACTAAGGTTTTTGAGAACTTTAAGTCAATACTATTGTCCTTATTTGATCTAAAATCTAAGAACAAGAGATCTGCAGCTGTTGGTGCGGCTTCTGAAATTGCTCTAGGTTTGAAAGAACATAATCCATATGTCCAAGAATTTTTGGAAGCCATGATTATTAAGTTGACAACTGACAAATCCTTGGAAGTTAGAGGTAATGCCGCTTATGGTGTGGGCATATTGATTCAATATGCCCAGTTTGATGTTTCTGCTGTTTACGAACCTGTTTTAAAGGCCATGTATGAATTACTAAACACTGCTGATCAAAAGATACTTGCTTCTCAAGATGATGAGGCTACAAAGGAGATTATTGACAGAGCCTTTGCAAATTCCACCGGTTGTGTTGCTAGGATGACTTTgaaaaaccaaaacttAGTCCCATTAGAGCACACTTTGCCAGCTCTTCTAAGTCATCTTCCATTGAAAACAGGTTATGAAGAATACGATccaatatttgaattgATCATCAAGCTATACCAGTCCAATAACAGCttgatcatcaacaagaCTCCAAGGATTATAGAATTCTTTGCCACTGTCTTTACCAAAGAAAACGAAAGGATTCAGTTAGAAAAAGAATCTACGCTGGGTAGAGAAGAAAATATGGATAAGTTGAAGCAATTCCAAactgaagaaataaaattaaaagtTGTCGAATTGCTAAAGTTCTTGAATCAGACATATAATGGAGTAGTCGCTCAGAACTCCATTTTAGCGGCGGTCATCGCATGATTCAAGATTTCTGACCATCGCTGGTGAATAATGAAGCGTTCTATGCCTTCCAACTTTTgtaaattaaatatatgttTTTGTGTCTATTTTTAGAGTGCTATATTTGAGAGAAGAAATATGATCTTAAAAGTACAGTCGAAAATAGTTTAAGTTCACTTGTTGTGTTCTCTATTCTATGCTCATTGGAAAGGCCTAAGGGCAAGATGATGCTCTGGGGAGAATTTATTCAAGTATATATTCCAAGAGTTCCCTAGAATCAAGATGTATTCCTATATTACCTTAGTTTAACCCCATTAAAACGTTGGAGGGTTTATTAGAGATATAAAAGGGTTATGAATCTTACATAGACGTATTTTAGTAATTTCTTGTAAAAGCTCAGTTGGCCTTCGCAAGTTGTTCAGATCTTATTTTCACCgaaaacaataataaatcCTGAACAAACAGACTGTGAAAGTAACAAAGCAATCttgatcatcatctaaGATTAACTTGCTATGTCTAATGAGAATATTCAAAGCACTAGTTCAAGTTTAGCTTCAATGTCAGATAGCAAAATACGGATTGGATCTTATTGGACTGCTCTCTCAAGCAATGGGATGAATGctatcaaatatttgcTTTTGGACCCTGAGGCAGGATTTATAATGATGATTGTACTATTCTTATTTGAATTAGTGCTAGTGCATTTGATAATTCGTTTTATTCCCTATACCGAAATTGACTATTTAGCTTATATGGAGCAAATTTGGACTATCAAGAATGgagaaagaaattattCTAAAATTGAAGGTGGTACAGGCCCGTTAGTGTATCCAGCAGGCCATGTTCTTATTTACAATTGGATGGAGAAGATCACTGACGGCTTGGAGAATTTAAAAAGCGGACAAAATTTATTTGGATATCTCTACATGGCCACATTAATGATGCagttttgttgttttgcGATATTGAATCTTCCACCCTGGTGTATGGTTATGGGATGTCTATCTAAACGGTTGCATTCTATATATGTTTTGAGATTGTTCAATGATTGCTGGACGACTTTCTTCATTGTTTTTACAGTGCTACTATTCTTATTATCGGCAAGATacaaaaattattatttgtgTGTGACAGGCAGTCTAACTTATGCTGTTGCTGTGAGCATTAAGATGAATGCGCTACTGTACCTTCCAGGTGTCTTGATATCTGTGTTCTTACTGAGCCAGGGCTCCTTGCTTGTACTACTTTGGTCAGTTTTCATAATGATTGGATGGCAGGTCTACGTGGCTAGAGAGTACCTTGCGGCATATCCGTTAGAATATTTGACTATAGCCTTCAACTTTGGACGTAAATTCATGTACAAGTGGAGTATCAACTGGCAAATAGTAAGCGAGGATGTATTTGGGAATGAGCTGTTTCACAAAATGTTATTACTCGGCCACATAACAATTTTAGcattcttcatcttcacaAGGTATTGCCCTCCGTCAAACGGCAGTTGGTTCCAAATAGCCTACTCCGCATTTAGACAGCCCTTATCAAAGGTTTTAAACATCTACCCGAGCCCCCTCTATATTGCATACACATTGTTGGTTACCAACTTTATTGGAGTTCTATTCTCACGTTCTCTACATTACCAATTTCTGTCCTGGTACCATTGGACCATACCAATCCTTATCCACTGGAGTTGCATGCCGATCACATGCGCCATCCCTTGGTACATCTTACATGAATACTGCTGGAACAGTTACCCTCCTAAAAGTACAGCCagtcttcttctccatcttcTTAACGCTACATTACTGATCCTGATTTACCTAAACCGCTCCTTGATTGACATCACGCTCCCTCAACGTCCCTCTCAAGAAGAACAAACCAAGGAGGACTAGTGAAAACGCTCTGATACCAGGGGTACTCCCCAATTAAAATCAATCAATAGATCATCACCCAAATCCTGTTGGCTCACATTGGCGTCTTGGTCTTCCAAGTCAGCCTACCCATCCCGTGTCTCGTGATGGAAATCACATAACCGTGTAAATCATTTTAATGATACGTAACTGTCTCAAACCTCCCACCACATGCACCTTACGCCATGGCATTCTGACCACAATGTCAGCGTTGATCCAGTAACCCCCACTCGGCTATTTCTCTGATTACGAATCCCTCCCCCCTCTCTAAAATCCCAGTAACACCTCTCCCTCTCCCTGCCCCCCCACCCACCCCTTCAAACCTCTCACTAGCTCTCACACAATCATCCGCCATCACTTCCTCCCAAATTCTTGTTGAGTCATTTCCTAATTCGATGCTCCTGCTCTTCAGCTAACACTAGCAGCACCACTTACTTTCTTCTGCCGTCGCCAAATCACTGACGGCTGCTGTTCCCATGGAGCAACAACACGGACATACATATAGAAGCATACATAATTACGTTGAAACAACCATAGTTAACGTTCCTTGAAACCGATCTATCGCCAACATAACAACCAATATATAACTTACTCCTTTGGCCCCAATAATCATCTATTAAGACAAGAACGTgaattaatttttttcttttttcttaGTAACCCTTTGAGAAAATTTGGTAGTCGTACCCTACTTCATTATAACTCAACAAGACTCTCTCCACCCTACATTAAGTAGAAAAACAGCCAAGAAGATCGATAGAGTCACCTAAGGAGCTTTCTATCCGTCAAGGAGCAATAGATACGAGTCTTAGATAGTAAAAGACGACAGGAGAATGGGTGAAAATAAGAAATTGTTAAATTCATATATTTACGATTTCCTAATAAAATCATCACTAGAAGAGACAGCTCAGCTGTTCAAACAGGAAGCAGAAGTGGCAGATGGCAAGCCGGAGATGGATGCACCACAGGGGTTCCTGTATGAATGGTGGCAGATCTTCTGGGATATATTCAATGCTCGGACGCATCGGGGAGGGTCAGATTTAGCTCAACagtattttcaaatgcaGTTGTATAAGCAAAGACAGGAACATGCCTATCGAGGTATTGCGATGCACGCGGCTAgggtgcagcagcaagcgGAGCAGCGTGGAGACTATGAGCAGGAGCAGTTTGATCCAGTAATGCTTTcgatggtgatgatgatgaatacgcagaatatgatgatggcGTCTGGAAGGCCAACGAATTCTTCGCAGCAGCTGCCACACCCAGGAGCTGGGCTAGCGGGTCCTCTTTATGCAGCCCCAGGTCCTCACCCACTGGGTCCTAAtgggcagcagcagcagcagcagcaaccgCAGAATATTGCTCCCCATCTGCCGGGAGGACCCATGGGTTCAATGGGTCAGCCTACTGGGTCGGGTCCCCAAACCGCTGCCATGCTCGGGCCATACTTTGATCCTTCAAACACTTCGCCACATCAGATAATAAGCGGGTTGGCTCCTATGGCAGGTAATATGATGGCTCACCACGAACAGCAACTTGATACACACAATCAAATGCCACGTCAGTCACAACCTCCGACTTCTACCAATACTACATTATCCCCTGAGCAACTGAATCCTCATCAGCAACTTCATGGCGGGCCCATGTTTCAAAACCAAGTTCCTCTCTATCCATACAATGTTGCTAATAACATGTATCCAATGCAGCAACAGTCATCTATTGGGCAGCAGTTTGTGCAATCTCAGGTTCTTTCAATGCCTTCGACTTCTGCTGTTAGTGTTACACCGTCAAATTCTTCTGCTCCAAATGCAACGACTGCTGGATCACCTTCTGGTGCAACACCCAATCCGACCATACAAAGACGACGGAAAAAGccccagcagcagcaacaacagcagcaacaacaacaacctGAGAAGCATCCTCAGCAGTCTCAACAGTCTCAACAACCTCAACAATCGCAACAGCCTCAGCAGGCTCAACAAcctcaacagcagcaggctcaaccacctcagcagcagcaggctcaaccacctcagcagcagcaggctcaaccacctcagcagcagcaggctcaaccacctcagcagcagcaggcccAACcacctcagcagcagcaggcccAACTAACTCAACAACCTCAACcacctcagcagcagcaggctcaaccacctcagcagcagcaggctcaaccacctcagcagcagcaggctcaaccacctcagcagcagcaggcccAACcacctcagcagcagcaggcccAACcacctcagcagcagcaggcccAACcacctcagcagcagcaggcccAACTAACTCAACAACCTCAACAACCTcagcagcaccagcagcagcaagtACAATCACAATCACAACCGCAACTGCAACTGCAACCGCAACTGCAACTGCAACCGCAACTGCAACCGCAGCTGCAACTACAACAACTGCCACAGCCTCAATCACAGCAACTGCAGCATCAGCTGCAGAATTCTGACAAGGAATATACCAATGTAGATGGCTTGCATAATTACAGAAAGCAGCTACTATTATTGGAAAGAGAGAATAAAAAGGCAATATCTGCTGCTCCAAGGGAATTGTCATCAGCGGGAGCCACTCAGTTGTCAAATCCCCATTTAATGCATCGCTTAAGTCATGGTATGCTGCCGCCGTCCTCCGTCCTCTCTTCTGCACAAAGCAGCCCCAATTCTGTTGGAATTGGTATTTCAGCTACCTCTGGAGCAATGAGTTCATCGCTTAATGCAGTGCCACCTACTGCTGCACCAGTTGGAGGTGCTTCAAAGAAGCGGAAGTATACCAGGAGGAAAACTGaccaaaataaaaaatcgTTGTCTGAACCGAACTCTCCTGCAACTCCATTGACACCATTTACCAATGTCAACCTGACACTGTCTAGCACTCTCTCTACTGTAACTGAGGTTCCCCATCATGAAACGACGCCTTCTCCCTCTTTACTagacgatgatgataaaaagaGAAAACGGCCAAAGAAGTCACAGTCGAGTCACCCAACTCCACCTTTTTCAACTGAAAGCTTAATGGACCCCGCCaatgcaacaacaacgaaCGCAAAAAAGAACGTCCCCACACCGGCTCTGTCTGTCAACACACCGGCTTCCGTATCGGTTTCTAAAATTAGAACTAACAGTAAGAAGACTCCAAGTTCCAGTGCTTCTTCTAATGGCAAAAAGTCGTCAATATCCTCTACCACTACACCGAATGTCCCTACAGGTCCTACTCCTACAATTGTGCACACGGGTAATGCAATCAGCTCTGTACCTACCAATGAGGAGTTTTTAGGCGGAAGTGGTTCAAGCAACGATTCTGGAGCCCACAGCAGTCTTCCAATTCCAACATCGAATAGTGACATTAGCCCATCCAACCACCATCACGAACTTGAAGCATTGCATCATGACCCTACCTTGAGCGCGGATGCCCAATTTCACTTCGACCAGGAAGATACAGATTTACTTGTCACCATAAAGAAGGGACCGGGCAGCGGTAACCATATGGATACAGTTGTTGCAACAGGTGAGATCTCGAATTCTACTACCGATGCGACTAATAGTGCTTCATTATCTACAAACGGGAACAGTGGCAATAAAGGCCAAGACGCATTTAACTTAGATTTTTCTGATCCAAACTCTACATATAACgatttcaacttctttcaATTTAGTTGGCGTTAAAATATACTCCTTGGAGATTTTATATtgtaaaaaaagaatactCACATTTCCTTGAACTTCCCAACAAGCAAACTCCTCTTCATTGATTAATTAATTGTACACATTACTCACTACCATCGACATCCATTTTTATTTAGATATAGTACCCCCTACACAATTTTGTATGTTATAAATCTGATTCCTGACTACatatactaataataaagataCTGAACCATCGTAATATCCGTAATTATATAAGAAACTAatgcaatattttcttCCATTGGCCtcaattatttgaatatagCTGACTTCCTTTTGGCCTAGCAGGTTGAATGCACGTACCTGGTGACATTCGCAAAATTATTCAAGAATCAGAAGAATTCAACAACCTTTAAGAAAGGTCTAGCGACATCCAAACGTCCCAGCATTACAAACTTCTCACTTGGGAAAGTACTGAGTGCATTATAATATAGAAGGTCGATATGTCACTATATCGAACAACTGGATCTACAGGTACAACTACAGCTATGGCTACTGATAAAGATTTGGTAAATGACATAACGATCAACAATCCAGCCAACGACTCTATCTCAGACATTGCATTCTCTCCACAACaggattttctttttagtGTGGCTTCATGGGATAACACAGTTCGAATTTGGGATGTACAAAATGGTATGACACAAGGTCGTGCGCAGTATGAGCATCAAGCACCCGTGTTGACAACGAGATGGTCTTCAGATGGCACGAAGATTGCATCGGGAGGCTGTGACAATGTGGTGAAGATATATGACGTTGCAAGTGGACAGACTCAACAAATCGGTAGCCATGATGCTCCAGTAAAGTTGCTGCGGTTTGTACAGTGCGGGCCCTCAAACCAAGAATGCATTGTTACTGGTTCGTGGGATAAAACCATCAAATACTGGGACATGAGACAGTCTCAGCCCATTTCCACGGTAGCTATGCCAGAACGTGTCTATGCCATGGATAGCAGACAAAAACTGCTGGTTATAGGTACTGCGGAACGCCACATAAT
Protein-coding sequences here:
- the KAP123 gene encoding karyopherin KAP123 (similar to Ashbya gossypii AGL298C) codes for the protein MDPNFIAQLQQQLSAIVNPDASSLKETTKVLQSQFYTQPTALPALIHILQNGSDDALRQLAGVEARKMVPKHWEKLDASLKIEIKNSLLHSSFAESKDIVCHSSSRVTAAIGAEDLNNNEWPELIPTLIRAASDENPRNRQTSIFVLLSLLESYKPALCNHIGEFLDLFSHTIKDNASLEVRSLSVQALNHVSTLIERQDEIDPNYASQFASLIPSVVDVLEAVIKADDIVNTKLIFNCLNDFLLLDSQLTGKAIADLVKLSLQISLNKEVDEDTRVFAVQFAISAVSYRKSKIHQAKLAPEITITALKVASDEIDIDDELNNEDEAAENEENTPCLTAMRLIAFAATEFPPSQVAAPIMEHLPTMISSSNPFERRAILLAISVAVTGSPDYILSQLDKIIPATITGMKDPEPIVQLAALKAVSQLTTELQDEVAKFHEEYLPLIIEIIDNSKHIVIYRYATTALDGLLEFIAYDAIAKYLEPLMNKLFQMLESQNSSKLRAAIVSAIGSAAFAAGSNFIPYFKTSVQFLEQFIQNCSQIEGMSEDDIELRALTFENISTMGRAVRSTTFAEVAEPLVNSAYEAIKTDSARLRESGYAFIANMAKVYGKDFAPFLDTIMPEIFKTLQQEEYQFKFDGDADDLAAFTDDADEEDLQNKFTVNTGISYEKEVAAAALSELAVACKEQFLKFVEPSLKVLKEQVDESYGLRETAMQTIWNIVKAVLLTTNITEETYPKGIPSGSYVDSSILSVIQTAREISLDGLSEEFETSMIITVFETMADMIKSFGPIVVMDNGNFAHLEQLCLQVLSVLNGEHTCQTIDYEEDIPKDEDMDASETEATLLDVALEVLVSLSYALAQDYTKVFENFKSILLSLFDLKSKNKRSAAVGAASEIALGLKEHNPYVQEFLEAMIIKLTTDKSLEVRGNAAYGVGILIQYAQFDVSAVYEPVLKAMYELLNTADQKILASQDDEATKEIIDRAFANSTGCVARMTLKNQNLVPLEHTLPALLSHLPLKTGYEEYDPIFELIIKLYQSNNSLIINKTPRIIEFFATVFTKENERIQLEKESTLGREENMDKLKQFQTEEIKLKVVELLKFLNQTYNGVVAQNSILAAVIA
- the ALG3 gene encoding dolichyl-P-Man:Man(5)GlcNAc(2)-PP-dolichol alpha-1,3-mannosyltransferase (similar to Ashbya gossypii AGL299C) produces the protein MSNENIQSTSSSLASMSDSKIRIGSYWTALSSNGMNAIKYLLLDPEAGFIMMIVLFLFELVLVHLIIRFIPYTEIDYLAYMEQIWTIKNGERNYSKIEGGTGPLVYPAGHVLIYNWMEKITDGLENLKSGQNLFGYLYMATLMMQFCCFAILNLPPWCMVMGCLSKRLHSIYVLRLFNDCWTTFFIVFTVLLFLLSARYKNYYLCVTGSLTYAVAVSIKMNALLYLPGVLISVFLLSQGSLLVLLWSVFIMIGWQVYVAREYLAAYPLEYLTIAFNFGRKFMYKWSINWQIVSEDVFGNELFHKMLLLGHITILAFFIFTRYCPPSNGSWFQIAYSAFRQPLSKVLNIYPSPLYIAYTLLVTNFIGVLFSRSLHYQFLSWYHWTIPILIHWSCMPITCAIPWYILHEYCWNSYPPKSTASLLLHLLNATLLILIYLNRSLIDITLPQRPSQEEQTKED
- a CDS encoding uncharacterized protein (similar to Ashbya gossypii AGL300C) — its product is MGENKKLLNSYIYDFLIKSSLEETAQLFKQEAEVADGKPEMDAPQGFLYEWWQIFWDIFNARTHRGGSDLAQQYFQMQLYKQRQEHAYRGIAMHAARVQQQAEQRGDYEQEQFDPVMLSMVMMMNTQNMMMASGRPTNSSQQLPHPGAGLAGPLYAAPGPHPLGPNGQQQQQQQPQNIAPHLPGGPMGSMGQPTGSGPQTAAMLGPYFDPSNTSPHQIISGLAPMAGNMMAHHEQQLDTHNQMPRQSQPPTSTNTTLSPEQLNPHQQLHGGPMFQNQVPLYPYNVANNMYPMQQQSSIGQQFVQSQVLSMPSTSAVSVTPSNSSAPNATTAGSPSGATPNPTIQRRRKKPQQQQQQQQQQQPEKHPQQSQQSQQPQQSQQPQQAQQPQQQQAQPPQQQQAQPPQQQQAQPPQQQQAQPPQQQQAQPPQQQQAQLTQQPQPPQQQQAQPPQQQQAQPPQQQQAQPPQQQQAQPPQQQQAQPPQQQQAQPPQQQQAQLTQQPQQPQQHQQQQVQSQSQPQLQLQPQLQLQPQLQPQLQLQQLPQPQSQQLQHQLQNSDKEYTNVDGLHNYRKQLLLLERENKKAISAAPRELSSAGATQLSNPHLMHRLSHGMLPPSSVLSSAQSSPNSVGIGISATSGAMSSSLNAVPPTAAPVGGASKKRKYTRRKTDQNKKSLSEPNSPATPLTPFTNVNLTLSSTLSTVTEVPHHETTPSPSLLDDDDKKRKRPKKSQSSHPTPPFSTESLMDPANATTTNAKKNVPTPALSVNTPASVSVSKIRTNSKKTPSSSASSNGKKSSISSTTTPNVPTGPTPTIVHTGNAISSVPTNEEFLGGSGSSNDSGAHSSLPIPTSNSDISPSNHHHELEALHHDPTLSADAQFHFDQEDTDLLVTIKKGPGSGNHMDTVVATGEISNSTTDATNSASLSTNGNSGNKGQDAFNLDFSDPNSTYNDFNFFQFSWR
- the GLE2 gene encoding RNA export factor GLE2 (similar to Ashbya gossypii AGL301C) is translated as MSLYRTTGSTGTTTAMATDKDLVNDITINNPANDSISDIAFSPQQDFLFSVASWDNTVRIWDVQNGMTQGRAQYEHQAPVLTTRWSSDGTKIASGGCDNVVKIYDVASGQTQQIGSHDAPVKLLRFVQCGPSNQECIVTGSWDKTIKYWDMRQSQPISTVAMPERVYAMDSRQKLLVIGTAERHIIIVDLNNPGQIFRTSMSPLKWQTRTIACYIEGNGFAIGSIEGRCAIQYVDEQEQRKSGFSFKCHRQQQQATATTGTRASTESHVYPVNSIVFHPQYGTFATAGGDGSFHFWDKNQRHRLKGFPPMNSSIPVCNFNRNGSVFAYALSYDWHQGHMANRSDYPNVIRLHATTDDEVKEKKKR